One Mercurialis annua linkage group LG3, ddMerAnnu1.2, whole genome shotgun sequence DNA window includes the following coding sequences:
- the LOC126672328 gene encoding uncharacterized protein LOC126672328, translated as MEKYFKRKTMSESLPSVKNQESCNEEHQILQGNMDRVDLDNLPSDPALRKPIADYNPNIQEEVRRRYLQKGPCQPREHNYKHTLQGTVFRRFCHTWFDEHSSWLEYNKVKEAAYCFCCYLFKPESKGHTGSSDAFVVEGFTNWKKKEKLQIHIGGPNSAHNQAVNKCQNLMNQRQHLQTIVNKQSSQSRSDYRNCLNTSIECVRYLLRQGFAFRGHDESNKPGNLKATLQLLCDHNEDIKRVAIDQCPRNLKLTSPDIQKDIVHACAIETTNSIIHDLGNNLFSILVDESRDVACKEQMAMVIRYVNKEGKVVERLLDIVHVQDICALSLKASIEAIFSKYSLSISRLQGQGYDGASNMQGAFNGLKTLILKENESAFYVHCFAHQLQLALVGVAKNHISIALLFTIASSVVNVVGGSSKRHDLLLEIQAINVLKAIESGELESGQGKNQESTLKRAGETRWGSHYSTLLSLIKLFSSIVDVLEFVRDNGKSYQKVEACFVLDSLQSFETIFCLHLMKHVLGITNELSQTLQRKDQDIVNAMTLVKIAKQRLQLMRDSGWNSLMDEVTLFCNSHDIQVPNMEDVYIPPGRSRRNFEKVKNMHHYKVEVFSTVIDLQLQELNNRFNEVNTELLLCFACLNPSHLFSAYDKAKLLRVAQFYPMDFSDIQCIVPENQLETFILDMKSSCEFSNISEIGNLVEIMVQTKDILYPLVYKLLTLALILPVATATVERSFSAMKYVKNRLRNKMGDQWMSNCLITYVEIDVFNSIDNEVIMHRYQGIKNRREQL; from the coding sequence atggaaaaatattttaagagaAAAACTATGTCTGAATCGCTGCCATCTGTTAAAAATCAAGAAAGTTGTAATGAAGAACATCAAATTTTGCAAGGTAATATGGATAGAGTTGATCTAGATAATCTCCCATCGGATCCTGCATTGCGAAAACCGATTGCAGATTACAATCCTAACATACAAGAGGAAGTGCGGAGGAGGTATTTACAAAAAGGACCTTGTCAACCTCGAGAACATAATTACAAGCACACCTTACAAGGCACCGTGTTTCGAAGATTTTGTCATACTTGGTTTGATGAACATAGTTCATGGTTAGAATATAACAAGGTAAAAGAAGCAGCATATTGCTTTTGTTGCTACCTTTTTAAACCAGAAAGTAAAGGTCATACAGGTAGTAGTGATGCATTTGTTGTGGAAGGTTTTACTAATtggaagaagaaagaaaaactaCAGATACATATTGGAGGTCCTAATAGTGCGCACAATCAAGCTGTCAACAAGTGTCAAAATTTGATGAATCAACGACAACATCTTCAGACAATTGTCAATAAGCAATCAAGTCAATCACGGAGCGACTATCGAAATTGTTTAAATACTTCAATTGAATGTGTTCGATATCTTTTAAGACAAGGTTTCGCTTTTCGTGGTCATGATGAATCAAATAAACCGGGAAATTTGAAGGCAACTTTGCAACTTCTTTGTGATCATAATGAGGATATTAAACGGGTTGCAATAGATCAATGTCCAAGAAATCTCAAATTGACATCTCCAGATATTCAGAAGGATATTGTACATGCTTGTGCAATTGAAACTACCAACTCTATCATTCATGATTTAGGAAATAATTTGTTCTCTATTCTTGTAGATGAATCTCGTGATGTAGCATGTAAAGAACAAATGGCGATGGTCATACGCTATGTGAACAAGGAAGGAAAAGTGGTTGAACGTCTTTTAGATATAGTTCATGTGCAAGACATTTGTGCTTTATCATTGAAGGCATCAATTGAAGCAATATTTTCCAAGTACAGTTTGAGCATATCTAGATTACAAGGTCAAGGCTATGATGGTGCAAGCAATATGCAAGGTGCGTTTAATGGTCTTAAAACTTTAATTCTAAAAGAGAATGAGAGTGCTTTTTATGTACATTGTTTTGCACATCAACTTCAACTAGCACTTGTAGGTGTTGCAAAAAATCATATTTCCATAGCCTTACTCTTTACTATAGCTTCAAGTGTTGTAAATGTTGTTGGAGGCTCTAGTAAGCGCCATGATTTGCTTTTGGAGATCCAAGccattaatgttttaaaagcaATTGAAAGTGGTGAGCTTGAAAGCGGACAGGGAAAAAATCAAGAGTCTACTCTTAAACGAGCGGGAGAAACACGATGGGGTTCACATTATAGTACTTTATTGAGCTTGATTAAGCTGTTTTCTTCCATAGTTGATGTTCTTGAATTTGTGAGGGACAATGGAAAGTCATATCAAAAAGTTGAGGCTTGCTTTGTATTGGATTCTTTGCAATCTTTTGAAACTATATTTTGTCTTCATTTGATGAAACATGTGTTAGGAATTACAAATGAATTATCACAGACATTGCAAAGAAAGGATCAAGATATTGTAAATGCTATGACTTTGGTCAAGATAGCTAAGCAACGCCTGCAACTAATGCGAGATAGTGGATGGAACTCTTTGATGGATGAGGTTACTCTGTTTTGTAATAGCCACGATATCCAAGTTCCTAATATGGAAGATGTGTATATTCCTCCAGGACGGTCTCGGCGCAACTTTGAGAAAGTGAAGAACATGCATCATTACAAGGTTGAGGTATTTTCTACTGTTATAGATTTGCAATTGCAAGAGCTCAATAATCGTTTCAATGAGGTGAACACAGAATTGCTTTTATGTTTTGCCTGTTTGAATCCTTCTCATTTATTCTCTGCTTATGATAAAGCCAAGTTGCTTCGTGTTGCTCAGTTTTATCCGATGGACTTCTCTGACATTCAATGCATTGTTCCTGAAAATCAATTGGAGACATTTATTTTGGATATGAAGTCAAGTTGTGAATTTTCTAACATATCAGAAATTGGCAACCTTGTGGAAATAATGGTGCAAACAAAGGATATTTTATATCCTTTGGTTTATAAACTTCTCACTTTAGCTCTTATTCTACCTGTTGCAACGGCCACAGTTGAAAGATCATTTTCTGCTATGAAGTATGTGAAGAATCGGTTAAGGAATAAGATGGGAGATCAATGGATGTCTAATTGTTTAATTACCTATGTTGAAATTGATGTATTTAACTCCATTGATAATGAAGTTATTATGCATCGTTATCAGGGCATAAAAAATCGTAGAGaacaattgtaa